In Persicimonas caeni, a single window of DNA contains:
- a CDS encoding L-lactate permease, giving the protein MNFLDALLAALPILVVLALMVFAKRSAALAGAFGLLTSVVLAATYFDPGTAAAPGLVRPLVGAGAEAAFTAGTILWIIFGALCIYQLQQKTHALEQLRSALSSLSDDPRIVVILVAWFFALFSEGAAGFGTAVALSAPFLVGFGFRPADAVVITMLGHGIGVSFGAVGIPTLAQAELVPFDGDAISVPTATFHALIGWVMLVAMLRVATGDDEPSESDTDPKPHIWRWAAVAAACYLVPMYVIARFVGPELPTLGGSLAGGLLFVGLYRWFGGKKEAEQGNEMDAAKMETGTVLRAAAPYLAVIALVLLTRLVAPIADTLGAVTWSWSLWERFEGSMQPILHPGTILIAGFLIGAVAQRATVEEVKDSTLEALRQLLPVALALGAMLGLSRVMAHSGMIEALAAFTAVAAGSAWPFFSPWVGMLGTFVTGSATASNILFSEFQLSTTTRLSMPALTLLGTQNVGAAVGSIVAPSKIIAGGATVGIAGEEGSILRRLIGPAALYIGLTGIMALVAVYLL; this is encoded by the coding sequence CCGCCCTGGCCGGCGCCTTCGGCCTGCTCACCAGCGTGGTCCTCGCCGCGACCTACTTCGACCCCGGCACTGCCGCCGCCCCGGGCCTCGTGCGCCCGCTCGTCGGCGCCGGCGCCGAAGCGGCGTTTACCGCCGGGACCATCCTCTGGATCATCTTCGGCGCGCTGTGCATCTACCAACTCCAACAAAAGACCCACGCCCTCGAGCAGCTCCGCTCGGCGCTGAGCTCCCTGTCGGACGACCCGCGCATCGTGGTCATCTTGGTCGCCTGGTTCTTCGCGCTCTTTAGCGAGGGCGCCGCCGGCTTCGGCACCGCGGTCGCCCTGTCGGCGCCCTTTTTGGTCGGCTTCGGATTTCGCCCCGCCGACGCGGTCGTCATCACCATGCTCGGCCACGGCATCGGCGTGTCGTTTGGCGCAGTCGGCATCCCCACGCTGGCCCAGGCCGAGCTCGTGCCGTTCGACGGCGACGCCATCTCGGTGCCCACGGCCACCTTCCACGCCCTCATCGGCTGGGTGATGCTCGTGGCCATGCTGCGGGTGGCCACCGGCGACGACGAGCCGTCAGAGAGCGACACAGATCCCAAGCCCCATATTTGGCGGTGGGCGGCCGTGGCGGCAGCTTGTTATCTGGTGCCGATGTACGTCATCGCCCGATTCGTCGGCCCCGAGTTGCCTACGCTAGGTGGATCGTTGGCCGGAGGGCTGCTCTTCGTCGGCCTGTATCGTTGGTTCGGAGGAAAGAAGGAGGCCGAACAGGGCAATGAAATGGACGCGGCCAAAATGGAGACGGGCACGGTGCTGCGAGCGGCGGCGCCCTACTTGGCCGTCATCGCACTCGTCCTGCTCACTCGCCTCGTCGCTCCCATCGCCGACACCCTCGGCGCGGTCACCTGGTCGTGGTCGCTCTGGGAGCGCTTCGAGGGGAGCATGCAGCCCATCTTGCACCCGGGCACGATCCTCATCGCCGGCTTCCTCATCGGCGCCGTCGCCCAGCGCGCCACCGTCGAGGAGGTCAAGGACTCGACCCTCGAGGCGCTGCGCCAACTGCTGCCCGTCGCCCTCGCGCTCGGCGCGATGCTCGGCCTGTCGCGCGTGATGGCCCACTCGGGCATGATCGAAGCCCTGGCCGCCTTCACCGCCGTCGCCGCCGGCAGCGCCTGGCCCTTCTTCTCGCCGTGGGTCGGCATGCTCGGCACCTTCGTGACCGGCTCGGCGACCGCCTCCAACATCTTGTTCAGCGAGTTCCAGCTCTCGACGACGACCCGCTTGTCGATGCCCGCATTGACGCTCTTGGGCACCCAAAACGTCGGCGCCGCCGTCGGCAGCATCGTCGCCCCCTCAAAAATTATCGCCGGCGGTGCCACGGTGGGCATCGCCGGCGAAGAGGGCTCCATTTTGCGCCGCCTGATCGGCCCGGCCGCGCTCTATATCGGGCTTACGGGCATCATGGCGCTCGTGGCGGTGTATTTGTTGTGA